The Neodiprion virginianus isolate iyNeoVirg1 chromosome 5, iyNeoVirg1.1, whole genome shotgun sequence genome contains a region encoding:
- the LOC124304606 gene encoding venom carboxylesterase-6-like: MTRTQLNVNKKLSNCNIGFPNEKTRLINNAADLLSVQSDRGRVIPTDSKSDFTQNSSKSRNSSYESFRISHLIFAIIFGCIVVIAIVLMIIVLWSSHPRVKTPLGIIEGHYKISSEGRRFEAYEGIPYGQPPIKEHRFRIPRPVTSWKGVRMAKKFGSPCYRWGPIPAVRGPKDAAKDSEDCLYLNVYSPITDHRKLTGRRTDLLPVIVFIHGGAFRSGSGMQYGPEYLLNEDVVLVTINYRLGPLGFLSTEDHVVPGNMGLKDQVVALRWVQDNIKSFGGNPKKVTIVGHSAGGVSVHYHYLTNITKGLFHNGISLSGTALNCWAQTENSLNKTKQLAANLGCPDSTVEDMIDCLRGQSAHNITYGAADFTPWLDNPFTPFGPVVEKGGSEFTFIDKPPIEVINTRQAQDLPWITGVVSEDGLFPGAEFVANKTRLKDLNENWLAYAPHLLDYNFTIPLKDQNGISTLIRKSYLGNRAIDSSTVNDTVRMMSDRLFGYHAAEAARLQARAGNSVLFYYFSYRGTYSFSQWFSSTDQNFGVCHGDDLAYVMHSFFNATTTKRDREMQKVLVKLWVSFASKSKPNVHWPTINSETDDFYYLYIAGPQNLSIERTRDFGRESFWHSIGFNENILPTTTTTAN, encoded by the exons ATGACGAGAACCCAGCTTAATGTAAAC AAGAAGCTCTCCAACTGCAACATCGGTTTTCCGAATGAAAAGACGCGTCttattaa CAACGCTGCTGATTTATTGAGTGTTCAATCTGACAGGGGCCGAGTGATTCCAACAGATAGTAAAAGCGATTTCACTCAAAACTCGTCGAAATCCAGAAACAGCTCTTATGAATCATTTAGGATATCCCACCTGATATTTGCCATAATTTTCGGATGCATCGTCGTGATCGCAATTGTATTGATGATAATAG ttctaTGGAGTTCGCATCCTAGGGTAAAGACTCCTTTGGGAATAATCGAGGGTCATTACAAAATATCGAGCGAGGGACGTCGGTTCGAAGCCTACGAAGGGATACCCTACGGCCAACCGCCAATCAAGGAGCACAGATTCAGG ATTCCGAGGCCGGTAACGTCATGGAAAGGTGTCCGGATGGCGAAAAAATTTGGCTCACCCTGTTATCGTTGGGGCCCAATTCCTGCAGTACGAGGACCGAAGGACGCGGCCAAGGATTCGGAGGATTGCCTTTACTTAAATGTGTACTCACCAATAACCGATCACCGTAAACTAACCGGACGACGAACGGATCTGCTGCCGGTTATAGTATTTATTCACGGTGGGGCCTTTCGGTCCGGAAGTGGAATGCAGTACGGTCCCGAGTACTTGCTCAACGAAGACGTTGTCCTGGTCACAATAAACTACAGGCTTGGACCACTTG GTTTCCTTAGTACGGAGGATCACGTTGTGCCTGGAAACATGGGGCTCAAGGATCAAGTGGTAGCGCTGCGATGGGTTCAGGATAATATTAAATCCTTCGGAGGAAATCCAAAAAAAGTCACGATCGTTGGGCACAGTGCAGGCGGTGTCAGCGTGCATTACCATTACTTGACCAACATCACGAAGGGCTTGTTTCATA ACGGAATTTCACTAAGTGGCACCGCACTGAACTGTTGGGCGCAGACCGAAAACTCTCTCAACAAGACTAAGCAGCTTGCGGCAAACTTAGGATGCCCGGATTCCACTGTCGAGGACATGATCGATTGTTTGAGGGGTCAATCCGCCCACAATATCACCTATGGTGCCGCAGATTTTACC CCGTGGTTGGACAATCCGTTCACCCCATTTGGACCTGTGGTGGAAAAGGGAGGTAGCGAATTCACTTTCATCGATAAACCGCCAATCGAAGTAATTAACACGCGCCAGGCTCAAGACCTCCCATGGATTACAGGAGTAGTTAGCGAGGACGGTTTATTCCCGGGTGCCG AATTTGTAGCAAACAAAACACGGCTTAaagatttgaatgaaaattggctCGCATACGCACCCCATTTGCTGGATTACAACTTTACGATACCACTGAAAGATCAGAATGGGATAAGTACATTAATCAGGAAAAGTTACCTGGGTAACAGAGCAATCGACAGTAGTACTGTAAATGACACTGTGCGTATGATGAGCGATCGATTGTTCGGTTACCACGCAGCGGAAGCTGCAAGGCTACAAGCACGAGCTGGTAACTccgtattattttattatttctcgtACCGAGGTACCTACAGCTTCAGTCAGTGGTTCTCCAGCACTGACCAAAACTTTG ggGTCTGTCACGGTGACGATCTTGCCTATGTTATGCATTCGTTTTTTAATGCAACAACTACGAAACGGGACCGGGAAATGCAAAAGGTGCTTGTTAAACTTTGGGTGTCATTTGCGAGCAAAAG CAAACCCAACGTACACTGGCCGACAATAAACTCGGAAACagatgatttttattatctgTACATTGCAGGACCGCAAAATCTCAGCATAGAAAGAACCAGGGACTTTGGAAGGGAAAGTTTTTGGCACAGTATCGGTTTTAATGAGAACATTTTGccaacaacaacgacgacTGCGAATTAA
- the LOC124304613 gene encoding luciferin 4-monooxygenase-like isoform X1 encodes MGFNQSKSNAPSSNGDVWKYVKSQSERFDASNIIQQNAASGEKLNFNELSENVESLASVLRDIELTSGVGICSENNLEYCWILLGVLHAGVRCTLLSPTYTERELRHFLNLTKPDIVLCSRLVGDKLYENGESFDAICSAHSFVKGVYVWGPTGCKSLFASLRSVCKNNNNTTRDRKGFEGSREALVLASSGSTGLPKGVVLTHRAVVESLKLSSVYANSCETALGLMPLFHSYGLILGLMCLCEGSKFIIVPKLMGAKDLSEIVCTHQIKNLYIIPSLLAMIGKSSMFTKDNLACVRHVWTSAGKVSRRVQELAVEKLPRNAVVHHCYGMTETTFVTMTGPVGKPECSGKLVSNVECRVIRDTGEICGPDEMGELCFRGPTIMKGYLDNEEATSEALQTDGWLRSGDLGFYDRDGDFFIVDRLKEMIKYQGNQVSPVEIEGVILELSDVLEAAVAGLPSEDFGELPAAGVVVKPESKLSAEDVEEHVARQLSPYKRLRGGVFFFEELPKTGTGKIRRKVLLNLITNITRTLPVLDR; translated from the exons ATGGGTTTCAATCAGTCGAAAAGTAACGCGCCCTCGAGTAACGGGGATGTGTGGAAATACGTTAAATCGCAAAGCGAACGATTCGACGCTTCTAACATTATTCAG CAAAATGCTGCGAGTGGTGAAAAACTGAATTTCAACGAGTTGTCCGAAAACGTAGAGTCCCTCGCATCGGTTCTACGAGATATAGAGCTAACTTCGGGTGTCGGAATATGTTCCGAGAACAATTTGGAATATTGTTGGATATTATTGGGTGTTTTGCATGCAGGAGTCAGATGCACGTTGCTCAGCCCAACGTATACAGAAC gaGAACTGAGGCATTTTTTAAACCTTACGAAACCCGACATTGTTCTCTGTTCGAGACTCGTTGGTGATAAATTGTATGAAAACGGAGAATCCTTCGACGCCATTTGTTCCGCGCATTCGTTCGTCAAGGGAGTTTACGTCTGGGGACCGACAGGTTGTAAATCATTGTTTGCATCACTGCGGAGCGTctgcaaaaataataataacacaacCCGAGACCGGAAGGGCTTCGAAGGATCCAGAGAAGCCCTCGTTTTGGCGTCTAGTGGATCGACGGGACTCCCCAAag GTGTCGTGCTAACGCATCGAGCTGTCGTCGAATCGCTCAAGTTGAGCTCCGTGTACGCAAACAGTTGCGAAACTGCCCTGGGCCTTATGCCGTTATTTCATTCCTACGGACTGATACTAGGCCTGATGTGCCTGTGCGAAGGATCGAAGTTTATAATCGTGCCTAAGCTCATGGGGGCGAAAGACCTCAGTGAAATCGTTTGCACGCATCag ATCAAGAACTTGTACATCATTCCGTCGTTGCTGGCGATGATTGGAAAATCTTCGATGTTCACTAAGGATAATTTGGCCTGCGTTCGTCACGTTTGGACGTCAGCTGGTAAAGTGTCGCGACGAGTTCAGGAACTAGCTGTGGAAAAATTACCGAGAAATGCGGTAGTTCACCACTGCTACGGAATGACGGAAACTACGTTTGTCACAATGACGGGGCCCGTTGGGAAGCCCGAGTGTTCGGGAAAACTTGTTTCGAACGTAGAGTGCCGAGTGATCCGTGATACCGGCGAGATTTGCGGTCCGGATGAAATGGGGGAACTTTG TTTTCGAGGACCTACGATCATGAAGGGCTACTTGGATAACGAAGAGGCCACCTCTGAAGCCCTTCAAACTGATGGATGGCTTAGGTCCGGAGATTTGGGATTCTACGATCGGGACGGCGATTTCTTTATCGTCGATAGACTCAAGGAGATGATCAAGTATCAGGGAAATCAG GTATCTCCGGTTGAGATCGAGGGTGTAATTCTCGAACTATCGGACGTTCTGGAAGCTGCCGTAGCCGGACTGCCGAGCGAAGATTTTGGCGAACTTCCAGCTGCTGGAGTCGTCGTTAAGCCGGAGTCAAAATTGTCGGCGGAAGATGTCGAGGAACACGTTGCGA GACAATTATCGCCGTACAAGAGACTCAGGGGtggtgttttcttttttgaagaACTTCCCAAAACCGGTACGGGGAAAATACGACGTAAAGTACTGTTGAATCTTATTACGAATATTACTCGTACTCTGCCTGTACTAGATCGATGA
- the LOC124304617 gene encoding small ubiquitin-related modifier-like isoform X2, whose protein sequence is MSDNQKPEAGPGDANSEYIKLKVVGNDSNEIHFRVKMTTQMGKLKKSYSDRVGVPMTSLRFLFDGKRINDDETPKQLEMENDDVIEVYQEQTGGQY, encoded by the exons ATGTCCGATAATCAG AAGCCCGAAGCCGGCCCAGGTGACGCGAATTCAGAGTATATCAAACTCAAAGTCGTAGGAAAT GACAGCAATGAAATTCACTTCAGAGTTAAGATGACCACACAAATGGGAAAGCTGAAAAAATCTTACAGCGATCGTGTG GGAGTTCCAATGACATCGCTCAGGTTTCTTTTTGATGGCAAGAGAATTAATGATGACGAAACGCCAAAGCAG ttGGAAATGGAAAATGACGATGTCATTGAAGTCTATCAGGAGCAGACGGGTGGTCAGTACTGA
- the LOC124304613 gene encoding luciferin 4-monooxygenase-like isoform X2, translating to MGFNQSKSNAPSSNGDVWKYVKSQSERFDASNIIQQNAASGEKLNFNELSENVESLASVLRDIELTSGVGICSENNLEYCWILLGVLHAGVRCTLLSPTYTERELRHFLNLTKPDIVLCSRLVGDKLYENGESFDAICSAHSFVKGVYVWGPTGCKSLFASLRSVCKNNNNTTRDRKGFEGSREALVLASSGSTGLPKGVVLTHRAVVESLKLSSVYANSCETALGLMPLFHSYGLILGLMCLCEGSKFIIVPKLMGAKDLSEIVCTHQIKNLYIIPSLLAMIGKSSMFTKDNLACVRHVWTSAGKVSRRVQELAVEKLPRNAVVHHCYGMTETTFVTMTGPVGKPECSGKLVSNVECRVIRDTGEICGPDEMGELCFRGPTIMKGYLDNEEATSEALQTDGWLRSGDLGFYDRDGDFFIVDRLKEMIKYQGNQVSPVEIEGVILELSDVLEAAVAGLPSEDFGELPAAGVVVKPESKLSAEDVEEHVASGIRMAG from the exons ATGGGTTTCAATCAGTCGAAAAGTAACGCGCCCTCGAGTAACGGGGATGTGTGGAAATACGTTAAATCGCAAAGCGAACGATTCGACGCTTCTAACATTATTCAG CAAAATGCTGCGAGTGGTGAAAAACTGAATTTCAACGAGTTGTCCGAAAACGTAGAGTCCCTCGCATCGGTTCTACGAGATATAGAGCTAACTTCGGGTGTCGGAATATGTTCCGAGAACAATTTGGAATATTGTTGGATATTATTGGGTGTTTTGCATGCAGGAGTCAGATGCACGTTGCTCAGCCCAACGTATACAGAAC gaGAACTGAGGCATTTTTTAAACCTTACGAAACCCGACATTGTTCTCTGTTCGAGACTCGTTGGTGATAAATTGTATGAAAACGGAGAATCCTTCGACGCCATTTGTTCCGCGCATTCGTTCGTCAAGGGAGTTTACGTCTGGGGACCGACAGGTTGTAAATCATTGTTTGCATCACTGCGGAGCGTctgcaaaaataataataacacaacCCGAGACCGGAAGGGCTTCGAAGGATCCAGAGAAGCCCTCGTTTTGGCGTCTAGTGGATCGACGGGACTCCCCAAag GTGTCGTGCTAACGCATCGAGCTGTCGTCGAATCGCTCAAGTTGAGCTCCGTGTACGCAAACAGTTGCGAAACTGCCCTGGGCCTTATGCCGTTATTTCATTCCTACGGACTGATACTAGGCCTGATGTGCCTGTGCGAAGGATCGAAGTTTATAATCGTGCCTAAGCTCATGGGGGCGAAAGACCTCAGTGAAATCGTTTGCACGCATCag ATCAAGAACTTGTACATCATTCCGTCGTTGCTGGCGATGATTGGAAAATCTTCGATGTTCACTAAGGATAATTTGGCCTGCGTTCGTCACGTTTGGACGTCAGCTGGTAAAGTGTCGCGACGAGTTCAGGAACTAGCTGTGGAAAAATTACCGAGAAATGCGGTAGTTCACCACTGCTACGGAATGACGGAAACTACGTTTGTCACAATGACGGGGCCCGTTGGGAAGCCCGAGTGTTCGGGAAAACTTGTTTCGAACGTAGAGTGCCGAGTGATCCGTGATACCGGCGAGATTTGCGGTCCGGATGAAATGGGGGAACTTTG TTTTCGAGGACCTACGATCATGAAGGGCTACTTGGATAACGAAGAGGCCACCTCTGAAGCCCTTCAAACTGATGGATGGCTTAGGTCCGGAGATTTGGGATTCTACGATCGGGACGGCGATTTCTTTATCGTCGATAGACTCAAGGAGATGATCAAGTATCAGGGAAATCAG GTATCTCCGGTTGAGATCGAGGGTGTAATTCTCGAACTATCGGACGTTCTGGAAGCTGCCGTAGCCGGACTGCCGAGCGAAGATTTTGGCGAACTTCCAGCTGCTGGAGTCGTCGTTAAGCCGGAGTCAAAATTGTCGGCGGAAGATGTCGAGGAACACGTTGCGA
- the LOC124304616 gene encoding notchless protein homolog 1 has translation MQNAMETETDTETTEVKRVLSRFKSDTGEVLPGGLLDLPVDITVDKLQLICNALLQEEDPVPLAFFVNDTEITASLEKCLEKNFSTSEDVVDIVYQLQAVFKVRAVTRCTGSLEGHKEAVISVSFSPDGQHLASGSGDTTVRFWDIHTQTPHFTCEGHKHWVLCIAWSPCGKKLISACKNGSIIMWDPESGKQVGKTMNGHKMWVTYLSWEPYHSNPECRFFVSSSKDCDLRIWDSKLGQTSRVLAGHTKSVTCVKWGGGGLIYSASQDRSIKVWRATDGILCRTLEGHAHWVNTLALNTDYVLRTGPFYPLETSGDLSLLERAKKRYEAVGQEKLVSGSDDFTLFFWNPDKDKKPITRMTGHQQLINDVKFSPDGRLLASASFDKSIKLWEGSSGKYITSLRGHVQAVYSVSWSADSRLLVSGSADSTLKVWSIKTKKLAQDLPGHADEVYAVDWSPDGLRVASGGKDKILKLWQN, from the exons ATGCAGAACGCGATGGAGACGGAGACGGATACGGAGACGACTGAGGTGAAGAGAGTCTTGTCACGCTTCAAGTCAGACACAGGTGAAGTGCTACCCGGAGGTTTGCTTGATCTACCGGTTGACATAACCGTCGACAAGTTGCAACTGATTTGCAACGCTCTTCTCCAAGAGGAGGACCCCGTACCCTTGGCCTTCTTTGTAAACGACACAGAGATCACTGCTTCGTTGGagaaatgtttggaaaaaaatttcagcacCAGCGAAGATGTTGTCGATATCGTCTACCAGCTTCAGGCTGTCTTCAAAGTCAGAGCTGTAACCAGGTGTACCGGATCTCTCGAAG gACATAAGGAAGCGGTGATATCGGTATCGTTTTCACCAGATGGTCAGCATTTGGCTAGTGGTTCGGGTGATACAACGGTCAGATTTTGGGACATCCATACTCAGACTCCACACTTTACTTGCGAAGGCCATAAACACTGGGTTTTGTGCATAGCGTGGTCACCCtgcggtaaaaaattgatatctGCATGCAAGAATGGAAGCATAATAATGTGGGATCCTGAGAGCGGTAAACAAGTGG GAAAGACAATGAATGGGCACAAGATGTGGGTTACGTACCTCAGCTGGGAGCCTTACCACAGCAACCCCGAGTGCCGATTTTTTGTCAGTTCTTCCAAGGACTGCGACTTGAGGATATGGGATTCGAAGCTTGGACAAACTTCCAGGGTCTTGGCTGGTCACACCAAGAGTGTGACGTGTGTCAAATGGGGTGGCGGTGGGCTGATATACTCTGCATCACAGGACAGATCTATCAAAGTTTGGAGAGCCACGGAT GGGATATTGTGCAGGACACTCGAGGGCCACGCACACTGGGTGAATACGCTGGCATTAAACACCGACTATGTTCTCAGAACTGGTCCGTTTTACCCGCTGGAAACGTCGGGTGACCTCTCGCTTTTGGAACGGGCAAAAAAACGATACGAGGCTGTGGGGCAAGAGAAACTCGTCTCTGGCTCCGACGACTTTACTCTATTCTTTTGGAACCCAGACAAGGATAAAAAACCAATTA CTCGAATGACTGGGCATCAGCAACTAATAAACGATGTCAAGTTCTCTCCGGATGGCCGCCTCCTGGCATCCGCCTCTTTCGACAAGTCAATTAAGTTGTGGGAAGGAAGTTCTGGGAAGTATATCACCTCGCTTAGAGGACATGTTCAGGCTGTCTACTCTGTTTCTTGGAGCGCCGATTCCCGGTTACTTGTTAGTGGTAGTGCCGATTCGACTTTGAAAG tctgGAGTATCAAAACTAAGAAGTTGGCTCAGGATCTACCTGGACATGCGGACGAAGTTTATGCCGTCGATTGGTCGCCTGATGGCCTCCGGGTTGCTTCTGGAGGGAaggataaaatattaaaactttGGCAGAATTGA
- the LOC124304617 gene encoding small ubiquitin-related modifier-like isoform X1 produces the protein MSDNQEQKPEAGPGDANSEYIKLKVVGNDSNEIHFRVKMTTQMGKLKKSYSDRVGVPMTSLRFLFDGKRINDDETPKQLEMENDDVIEVYQEQTGGQY, from the exons ATGTCCGATAATCAG GAACAGAAGCCCGAAGCCGGCCCAGGTGACGCGAATTCAGAGTATATCAAACTCAAAGTCGTAGGAAAT GACAGCAATGAAATTCACTTCAGAGTTAAGATGACCACACAAATGGGAAAGCTGAAAAAATCTTACAGCGATCGTGTG GGAGTTCCAATGACATCGCTCAGGTTTCTTTTTGATGGCAAGAGAATTAATGATGACGAAACGCCAAAGCAG ttGGAAATGGAAAATGACGATGTCATTGAAGTCTATCAGGAGCAGACGGGTGGTCAGTACTGA
- the LOC124304612 gene encoding venom carboxylesterase-6-like: MKFSVIATMLLGHCICLSQGETETYPTVTTPLGTIEGYYDTSSGNRTFEAYTGIPYAEPPVGDLRFEIPKAISAWSGVLSAKGYGSACVQPSAIHVSYVEKTVTGAEDCLYLHVYTPAANSSGNLLPVIFFVHGGGFQFGSAESYGPHYLLDSDVVLVTPNYRLGVFGFLSTEDATVSGNMGLKDQVIALQWVKDNIEYFGGNPESITLVGQSAGAVSVHYHYLTNLTSGLFQRGMSISGTALYPWAQTEASLVKAKVLAASLGCPTISVGCMVKCLKNQTADDIALATWAFTPWLASPMVPFGPVVEKGDANFTFIDRYPIDIITSGDVQDLPWITSGVSEDGLYPAALFIANATDLDYLNENWNAIAPSLLDFNYTIPVSNRSTVSELIKQHYLGTSEICNSTIENFVHLMTDRLYLFGTQKAALLQADANENPVHFYYFTYRGAHSVSEYFSNGVTTNWGVAHGDDMCYAIDSFFDATTTENDKAMQKVIIKLWVSYATNGTADVGVEWNPLNGSSSNLNYLRIAGPDNLYMESNSNFGRKDFWSTINFEENIL; encoded by the exons ATGAAATTTTCCGTAATCGCAACGATGTTGCTCGGACACTGCATCTGTCTTTCGCAAGGCGAGACCGAGACATACCCGACGGTGACAACGCCTTTGGGGACCATCGAGGGCTACTACGACACTTCGTCCGGAAACCGTACTTTCGAGGCCTATACAGGGATTCCGTACGCCGAACCCCCGGTCGGAGATTTGAGATTTGAG ATCCCCAAGGCGATTTCCGCGTGGTCGGGTGTCCTTTCGGCGAAGGGATACGGCTCAGCGTGTGTGCAGCCCAGCGCCATCCATGTCAGCTACGTGGAGAAGACGGTGACCGGTGCCGAGGATTGTCTTTACCTCCACGTTTATACCCCGGCTGCGAATTCCTCGGGAAATTTACTACCGGTCATATTCTTCGTTCACGGAGGAGGTTTCCAATTTGGTTCGGCCGAATCGTACGGTCCTCATTACTTGCTCGACAGCGACGTCGTCCTGGTTACCCCCAACTACAGACTCGGAGTATTTG GTTTTCTAAGTACAGAGGACGCCACAGTATCCGGAAATATGGGGCTGAAGGACCAAGTGATCGCTTTGCAATGGGTCAAGGACAACATCGAGTACTTTGGCGGAAACCCGGAGAGCATCACGCTTGTCGGTCAAAGCGCCGGGGCGGTGAGCGTTCATTATCACTACTTGACGAATCTCACATCAGGCTTGTTCCAAA GAGGAATGTCGATTTCCGGGACCGCACTGTATCCCTGGGCTCAGACTGAGGCTTCCCTGGTAAAGGCTAAGGTCCTTGCTGCTTCTTTGGGATGTCCTACTATCAGCGTTGGATGTATGGTCAAATGCTTAAAAAACCAAACAGCGGATGATATCGCGCTGGCGACCTGGGCATTCACG CCGTGGCTCGCAAGTCCCATGGTTCCATTCGGACCGGTCGTTGAAAAGGGGGACGCCAACTTCACGTTCATCGATCGATATCCCATTGATATAATCACATCGGGCGATGTACAGGATTTACCGTGGATCACGAGCGGCGTTTCCGAAGATGGATTGTATCcag CTGCTTTGTTTATCGCTAATGCGACGGACCTCGATtacttgaatgaaaattggaacGCAATCGCACCCTCTCTATTGGATTTCAACTACACCATTCCAGTCAGCAATCGTTCGACCGTCAGTGAATTGATAAAACAGCATTACttgg GAACAAGTGAAATCTGCAACTCAACAATCGAAAATTTCGTCCACCTGATGACCGATCGTTTGTACCTCTTCGGTACCCAAAAAGCCGCGCTTCTACAAGCAGACGCGAACGAAAATCCCGTACATTTCTATTACTTCACCTACAGAGGAGCGCACAGTGTTAGCGAATATTTCAGCAACGGAGTAACCACAAATTGGG GAGTGGCTCACGGAGACGACATGTGCTACGCAATCGATTCGTTTTTCGACGCAACGACCACGGAGAATGACAAAGCGATGCAAAAAGTAATAATCAAGCTCTGGGTATCGTATGCGACGAACGG tacGGCCGACGTGGGCGTCGAATGGAACCCCTTGAACGGATCCAGCAGTAATTTGAATTACCTGAGAATCGCAGGACCAGACAACCTTTACATGGAAAGCAACTCGAACTTCGGACGAAAGGATTTCTGGTCCACTatcaattttgaagaaaatattttataa